The proteins below are encoded in one region of Deinococcus aquaedulcis:
- a CDS encoding serine/threonine-protein kinase — translation MTCAGCQRPVRDTDLNCAGCGAPVGALAAGTRLHHQYRIEQALARQGGQRYLALDEQSGSRVLVLEFFPEGARRFGTLVILDAQRQEQRAAWARLAEHWTTLHSLTLRRPLQVFEQHGTTYVVSPVPAGVPLSEQVERQGALGGDEVVRLVLVLAEVIEELAAAGSLDGPLEPERITLTSTGVRLELGWGQEAPVAYRAPEQLMSQPAVRVASRIYSLGAAAHFALTGEAPPGAAHRALGQPLPPLPAGTPASLRHLVTQALSIQPDQRPVTLAQVQAALSGQPAGQAAGPAQTAQAVRVPAHQSWLMHLAVGDDVVVTAGADQQIRVYTLQGQPVRHLDGLTGRPVGLAVLPSGIVAADARGRVHAWVGGSYRWGDSGGALEHCVPLGETQVVTVSDRPALGLWRVPEVQALGTAPLQGSWVTALGASPSSTILYGTGRGEVMVFDPKNMTQMPLGTTLQGPVTALAAGEGGQVYAAAGRDLWQLGAGTVATLPAVIQALALAPDGRLYVAAGGEVFRAGRGHAMTRVLDAGAPIRALACTQDLVLAGTETGHLVLQPQSTST, via the coding sequence TTGACCTGCGCCGGGTGCCAGCGTCCCGTCCGCGACACGGACCTGAACTGCGCAGGCTGCGGCGCCCCAGTCGGGGCGCTCGCGGCCGGTACCCGGCTGCACCACCAGTACCGCATTGAGCAGGCGCTGGCCCGTCAGGGAGGCCAGCGTTATCTGGCGCTGGATGAACAGAGCGGCAGCCGGGTGCTCGTGCTGGAGTTTTTTCCAGAAGGTGCCCGCCGGTTTGGCACCCTGGTGATTCTGGATGCGCAGCGCCAGGAGCAGCGGGCTGCCTGGGCCCGCCTCGCGGAGCACTGGACCACCCTGCACAGCCTGACCTTGCGCCGTCCACTGCAGGTCTTTGAGCAGCACGGCACCACCTACGTGGTCTCACCCGTTCCGGCCGGCGTTCCCTTGAGCGAGCAGGTCGAGCGACAGGGCGCTCTGGGAGGCGACGAGGTGGTGCGCCTCGTGCTGGTGCTGGCTGAAGTGATAGAGGAGCTCGCCGCCGCCGGGAGTCTGGACGGCCCACTGGAGCCAGAGCGGATCACGCTGACCAGCACCGGTGTGCGTCTGGAGCTCGGCTGGGGTCAGGAAGCGCCGGTCGCTTACCGGGCGCCGGAGCAGCTGATGAGCCAGCCTGCCGTGCGTGTGGCCAGCCGGATCTACAGTCTGGGTGCAGCGGCGCACTTTGCCCTGACCGGTGAGGCTCCCCCCGGGGCAGCGCACCGGGCGCTGGGCCAGCCCCTACCACCGTTGCCAGCTGGAACCCCCGCCTCCCTGCGCCACCTGGTCACGCAGGCGCTGTCGATTCAGCCGGATCAGCGGCCAGTGACCCTCGCGCAGGTGCAGGCGGCCCTGAGCGGTCAACCGGCAGGTCAGGCAGCCGGCCCCGCCCAAACCGCACAGGCTGTGCGGGTGCCGGCCCATCAGAGCTGGTTGATGCATCTGGCGGTTGGGGATGACGTGGTGGTCACGGCCGGCGCCGATCAGCAGATCCGCGTGTATACCCTTCAGGGCCAGCCGGTCCGTCACCTCGACGGCCTGACCGGGCGCCCGGTCGGCCTCGCTGTGTTGCCTTCCGGCATTGTGGCTGCCGACGCACGCGGCCGGGTCCATGCCTGGGTGGGGGGCAGTTACCGCTGGGGCGACAGTGGGGGCGCCCTGGAGCACTGTGTGCCGCTCGGAGAGACCCAGGTCGTCACGGTCTCAGACCGGCCTGCGCTGGGCCTCTGGCGGGTTCCAGAGGTTCAGGCCCTGGGCACCGCGCCCTTGCAGGGCTCCTGGGTCACCGCGCTGGGCGCCTCACCTTCGAGCACCATCCTGTACGGGACTGGGCGCGGCGAAGTGATGGTGTTTGATCCGAAAAACATGACCCAGATGCCTCTGGGAACTACCCTGCAGGGGCCAGTTACGGCCCTGGCCGCTGGCGAAGGTGGGCAGGTATACGCGGCGGCGGGCCGTGATCTCTGGCAGCTGGGCGCAGGTACCGTGGCGACACTTCCCGCCGTGATCCAGGCCCTGGCCCTGGCTCCCGACGGAAGGCTGTATGTGGCCGCTGGCGGGGAAGTCTTCCGGGCGGGCCGCGGGCACGCCATGACGCGCGTTCTGGACGCTGGAGCGCCCATCCGGGCCCTGGCCTGTACCCAGGACCTGGTGCTCGCGGGAACCGAGACCGGCCACCTGGTGCTCCAGCCTCAGTCCACCTCTACCTGA
- a CDS encoding OmpA/MotB family protein: MSRRRAVADELNPYVALTDTTLNVILVMVFFVATLTAVGRVSWDDIRYKDAQKAFRKAVIALIGAPQRPSVNVSKNDPPGTQRWVFKSSALFVPGKAVLSANGKATLGQFARALRQNKNTWRRIRVEGHTLPTTRRINDRWEEATNRAAAVARYLVTQGNIEPYFLATAGRGGQDPLPDLPSTAAAHARIEIVLEYANQSADARKSP; encoded by the coding sequence ATGAGCCGCAGGCGTGCCGTCGCGGACGAGCTCAACCCGTACGTGGCCCTGACCGATACGACCCTGAACGTCATCCTGGTGATGGTGTTCTTCGTGGCCACCCTGACCGCCGTCGGTCGGGTCAGTTGGGACGACATCCGGTACAAGGACGCTCAGAAGGCGTTTCGCAAAGCCGTCATAGCGCTGATTGGCGCGCCGCAGCGGCCCAGCGTCAACGTCAGCAAGAACGATCCGCCTGGCACCCAGCGCTGGGTCTTTAAAAGCAGCGCCCTGTTTGTGCCCGGCAAGGCGGTTCTCAGCGCCAACGGCAAAGCCACCCTGGGCCAGTTCGCGCGGGCCCTGCGGCAGAATAAAAACACCTGGCGCCGCATTCGGGTGGAAGGCCACACCCTGCCCACCACCCGGCGGATCAATGACCGCTGGGAGGAGGCCACCAACCGCGCCGCCGCTGTGGCCCGGTACCTGGTCACCCAGGGCAACATCGAACCCTATTTCCTGGCCACGGCAGGGCGCGGCGGCCAGGATCCCCTACCGGACCTACCCTCAACGGCGGCGGCGCATGCCAGAATCGAGATCGTGCTGGAGTACGCCAATCAATCCGCCGACGCGAGGAAGAGCCCTTGA
- a CDS encoding DUF3320 domain-containing protein codes for MTVTVDRNARIEKALAWHRDQLLDLSTRNPALHFPTRDAKGKLKPKRLEAQGMGLDELYRALVIDMRAVVFQGSRDALPEDEDDLPQEVVSGTIRKNEVVLKVPLTEADLQKRLLGIHRTNQEFLEEQGVHCLYLTLGHLRWYEDKKTTDDFSPRLAPLLMIPVHLERRNRAEPFRMVYSGEELPENFTLNLKLREQGLAVPELGEADELTPSAYFQAVRQALKPRMGQTTVGADTADWFAPATTTSTSTPWAVDDEAIALGFFSFAKIMMYNDLLPERWPQDVTPYEHPLVAPLLAGQLSDERLPDSLSTDAATTGPDVWHVLDADSSQAQAIEHVLQGRHLVLQGPPGTGKSQTITNMIAGLLAQNKKVLFVAEKEAALSVVEDRLKRVGLEHAVLALHSKNASKAVLRDALQQALYQERQVQVSDAGEDRRLAALVDHLRALPEALNEPLGPLTMTPYDLMGRLQELQDRLRDEPRPSPAPAVPARLATWSMQEWAEAEQVTQELARWVAQHGLPQALTLWGSQKASELPQDRARLDAAAAGLVRSLDDLRPALQGLDVLAGRPLDRQADLDVLASAFQDLLSAPDLTGLTTDQAGWAEVRSPFEAAAKAQLEHTELLTGFQGLFPAASGAWERPTTWALVQMPLRQVLDLGLERAALRQNLLAQVKPAALDANVKSLRETLSANRGLLSIFNGAVRNAKKQVQGWMVQPLGLDQQLAVLQRVEDHQSLTRRLQTQAGTLSGWTVAEDLDHPAALALIDWLNSDRTAAARQGEWPVIRAGRQALASLLSGQRGAPLPALDALLALETTLHSAAETHQSLLGAQARGLETPWAALATTARWLADRRTSHPHWAPVLSEFSRQPALRAALEEQGQQFTTHHLAFRDALQTFTQAASLPDAPQWTLERLHEVGRNVTRDPQALRLIVSWNQLSTRLQTAGLTSLLEFFPALPPARAEALLLPSAQLGWYEALLEQAFAQRPALATFEPLGHADKRAQFRELDVKRFTLNRQRVKQAYLRVLPQPSSVGQVGVLQREFAKKKRLLPVRDVLRQAGQAIQAIKPVFMMSPLSIASFIPLGTLEFDVVIFDEASQVRPSDALGALLRARQAVVVGDLKQLGPTNFFGKATGEADEDADDVGLESLLALFEAQYAGFKQGLTWHYRSQHEALIQTSNEAFYDGELVTFPNASAQQDHLGLKFHHVDPQHAPFGRGGKRNNPGEAEAVVEAVLRHARQRPQESLAVVTFSAAQQTLIENLIDQRVAQLDERTQQFFREDAHERFVVKNLENVQGDERDVIMISVGYGYALKAGGGLQFYRNFGPLGTADGWRRLNVLITRARLRIEVFANFLPEAVTGLDASESHRGLHAFKAFLERCVSATTGSGATGVTGQAGGLPGQVAQVLRRAGYTVHEQVGTSASRIELAVEHPDRPGRYVLGVEFDGPAYHRARSVRDRDRLREDVLRVFGWRIHRIWSVDWFRDPQRGEQALLAAVEWAVLHADQAEEPAAEEEVAVLGAPEVPADDLTDLFDAPPSEETAWFSDVSASTQNLDFASVGQTLGGAPSVMQGIAADPYVEARVAIDSSGFDFHLIPSHRLAQALVEVVTQEGPIHEDLALRRLMHVAGVTRMGNRIRDAFQRAVMVGTQDGRLMVDAPFLATSEAQLWVARSREHRPSAEQKLDYVSNHELLCAMTRVVERAIGITAEELPEGTLRVLGFRRVTAEQRERILALAAWATEQGHFQSRNGTLTLATTS; via the coding sequence GGTACGAGGATAAGAAAACAACTGACGATTTCTCTCCCCGTCTGGCGCCTTTGCTGATGATTCCGGTCCACCTCGAGCGCCGCAACAGGGCCGAGCCCTTCCGGATGGTCTACAGCGGCGAGGAGCTGCCGGAGAACTTCACCCTCAACCTCAAGCTCCGTGAGCAGGGGCTGGCGGTCCCAGAACTGGGCGAAGCCGACGAACTGACGCCCAGCGCGTACTTTCAGGCGGTGCGCCAGGCCCTGAAACCCAGAATGGGCCAGACCACCGTCGGCGCTGACACAGCCGACTGGTTCGCTCCAGCGACCACCACGTCAACCAGTACGCCATGGGCCGTGGACGACGAGGCCATCGCGCTCGGGTTTTTCTCGTTCGCCAAGATCATGATGTACAACGACCTGCTGCCAGAACGCTGGCCGCAGGACGTCACGCCCTACGAGCACCCACTGGTGGCGCCGCTCTTGGCGGGCCAGCTGTCCGATGAACGGCTGCCCGACAGCCTGAGCACGGACGCCGCCACCACCGGACCAGACGTCTGGCACGTCCTGGACGCCGACAGCTCCCAGGCACAGGCGATCGAACACGTCCTGCAGGGCCGTCACCTGGTGCTGCAGGGCCCGCCCGGCACTGGCAAGAGCCAGACCATCACCAACATGATTGCCGGCCTGCTCGCGCAGAACAAGAAAGTGCTGTTCGTGGCGGAAAAGGAAGCGGCCCTCAGCGTCGTGGAAGACCGCCTCAAACGCGTGGGGCTTGAGCACGCGGTGCTCGCACTGCACAGCAAGAATGCCAGCAAGGCCGTGTTGCGTGACGCCCTGCAGCAGGCCCTGTACCAGGAGCGGCAGGTGCAGGTCAGTGACGCGGGGGAAGACCGGCGCCTCGCCGCACTGGTCGACCACCTGCGCGCCCTTCCCGAAGCCCTCAACGAGCCGCTGGGCCCGCTGACCATGACGCCCTATGACCTGATGGGGCGGCTACAGGAGCTCCAGGACAGGCTCCGGGATGAGCCGCGGCCCTCCCCTGCCCCGGCCGTCCCGGCCAGACTGGCGACCTGGTCCATGCAGGAGTGGGCCGAGGCGGAGCAGGTCACCCAGGAACTCGCGCGCTGGGTCGCGCAGCACGGCCTGCCCCAGGCACTGACCCTCTGGGGCAGCCAGAAAGCCAGCGAGCTGCCCCAGGACCGGGCCCGCCTCGACGCGGCGGCGGCCGGACTCGTCCGGTCGCTGGATGATCTGCGCCCAGCGTTGCAGGGCCTGGACGTCCTGGCCGGGCGCCCGCTTGATCGTCAGGCGGACCTGGACGTCCTGGCCTCCGCCTTCCAGGACCTGCTCAGCGCGCCGGACCTGACTGGCCTGACCACCGACCAGGCCGGCTGGGCAGAGGTGCGTTCGCCGTTCGAAGCGGCAGCGAAAGCCCAGCTCGAACATACTGAGCTCCTTACGGGCTTCCAGGGCCTGTTTCCGGCGGCCAGCGGGGCCTGGGAGCGGCCGACGACCTGGGCACTGGTCCAGATGCCCCTGCGGCAGGTCCTGGACCTCGGGCTCGAACGCGCCGCGCTGCGCCAGAACCTGCTGGCTCAGGTCAAGCCCGCCGCGCTGGACGCTAACGTCAAGAGCCTCCGCGAAACGCTCAGCGCCAACCGGGGGCTGCTGAGCATCTTCAACGGCGCAGTCCGCAACGCGAAAAAGCAGGTACAGGGCTGGATGGTGCAGCCGCTTGGCCTGGACCAGCAATTGGCCGTCCTTCAGCGGGTCGAAGACCACCAGTCGCTCACCCGCCGCCTTCAGACCCAGGCCGGCACCCTGTCGGGCTGGACCGTGGCTGAGGATCTTGATCACCCGGCCGCGCTCGCCCTGATCGACTGGCTGAACAGTGACCGGACAGCGGCCGCCCGCCAGGGCGAGTGGCCGGTCATCCGCGCAGGGCGTCAGGCACTCGCCTCCCTGCTGAGTGGGCAACGCGGCGCGCCGCTGCCTGCCCTGGACGCGCTGCTGGCACTAGAGACGACGCTGCACAGCGCCGCCGAGACGCATCAGTCGCTGCTGGGCGCGCAGGCCCGCGGCCTGGAGACGCCTTGGGCCGCGCTGGCCACCACCGCGCGGTGGCTGGCCGACCGGCGCACGTCCCATCCTCACTGGGCCCCGGTCCTGAGTGAATTCTCCCGGCAACCCGCCCTGCGCGCCGCCCTTGAAGAGCAGGGCCAGCAGTTCACCACGCACCACCTGGCGTTCAGGGATGCCCTGCAGACCTTCACGCAGGCGGCCTCCCTTCCGGACGCCCCGCAGTGGACCCTGGAGCGCCTGCATGAGGTGGGCCGGAATGTGACGCGTGATCCTCAGGCGCTGCGGCTGATCGTCAGCTGGAATCAGCTCAGCACCCGACTGCAGACCGCCGGGCTGACCAGTTTGCTCGAGTTCTTTCCGGCCCTGCCGCCGGCACGCGCCGAAGCCCTGCTGCTGCCCAGCGCCCAACTGGGCTGGTATGAAGCGCTGCTCGAGCAGGCCTTTGCTCAGCGCCCGGCGCTGGCCACCTTCGAGCCGCTGGGCCACGCGGACAAGCGCGCTCAATTTCGCGAACTGGACGTCAAGCGGTTTACCCTCAACCGCCAGCGCGTCAAGCAGGCCTACCTGCGGGTGCTGCCGCAGCCCAGCAGCGTGGGTCAGGTGGGGGTCCTGCAACGGGAGTTTGCGAAGAAAAAGCGGCTGCTCCCTGTCCGCGACGTGCTGCGACAGGCGGGCCAGGCGATTCAGGCCATCAAACCTGTTTTCATGATGAGCCCACTGTCGATCGCCAGCTTTATTCCGCTGGGAACGCTGGAGTTCGACGTGGTGATTTTTGACGAGGCTTCGCAGGTGCGGCCCAGTGACGCCCTGGGCGCGCTCCTGCGCGCCAGACAGGCCGTGGTGGTCGGTGACCTCAAGCAGCTGGGGCCCACCAATTTCTTCGGCAAGGCCACTGGAGAGGCGGATGAAGATGCCGACGACGTGGGGCTCGAGTCGCTGCTGGCCCTGTTTGAGGCCCAGTACGCCGGGTTCAAGCAGGGCCTGACCTGGCACTACCGCAGTCAGCACGAAGCCCTGATCCAGACCTCCAACGAGGCCTTTTACGACGGCGAGCTCGTGACCTTCCCCAACGCGAGTGCCCAGCAGGACCATCTGGGGCTGAAGTTTCACCATGTGGACCCGCAGCACGCGCCGTTTGGCCGCGGCGGAAAACGCAACAATCCGGGCGAAGCTGAAGCCGTGGTCGAGGCGGTGCTGCGGCATGCCCGCCAACGGCCGCAGGAAAGCCTGGCCGTCGTGACCTTCAGCGCTGCCCAGCAGACCTTGATCGAGAACCTGATCGACCAGCGGGTGGCCCAGCTCGACGAGCGGACCCAGCAGTTTTTCCGGGAGGACGCCCACGAGCGGTTCGTGGTGAAAAACCTCGAAAACGTCCAGGGGGACGAGCGCGACGTCATCATGATCAGCGTCGGGTACGGCTACGCGCTCAAGGCCGGCGGAGGGCTACAGTTCTACCGGAACTTTGGGCCCCTGGGAACCGCTGACGGCTGGCGGCGCCTGAACGTCCTGATTACCCGGGCCCGGCTGCGGATCGAAGTCTTCGCCAACTTCCTGCCTGAAGCGGTCACAGGCCTGGACGCCTCTGAGTCTCACCGGGGCCTGCACGCCTTCAAAGCGTTCCTGGAACGCTGCGTGTCGGCCACCACGGGCTCTGGAGCCACAGGCGTCACCGGCCAGGCGGGTGGGTTGCCCGGACAGGTCGCGCAGGTCCTGCGCCGGGCCGGTTACACCGTGCATGAGCAGGTCGGCACCAGCGCCTCGCGCATTGAGCTGGCCGTCGAGCATCCGGACCGGCCGGGTCGGTACGTCCTGGGCGTGGAATTTGACGGTCCTGCCTACCACCGCGCGCGCAGCGTCCGTGACCGTGACCGCCTGCGTGAGGACGTGCTGCGCGTGTTCGGCTGGCGGATTCACCGCATCTGGAGCGTTGACTGGTTCCGTGATCCGCAGCGCGGAGAGCAGGCGCTGCTGGCGGCCGTGGAGTGGGCCGTGCTGCACGCGGATCAGGCTGAGGAACCAGCCGCCGAGGAGGAAGTGGCTGTGCTGGGAGCCCCCGAAGTGCCGGCAGACGACCTCACAGACCTGTTTGACGCCCCTCCTAGTGAGGAGACGGCTTGGTTCAGTGATGTGAGCGCCAGTACCCAGAACCTGGATTTCGCCTCGGTGGGCCAGACCCTTGGCGGAGCGCCCTCCGTCATGCAGGGCATTGCCGCTGATCCCTATGTCGAAGCGCGCGTGGCGATCGACTCATCGGGGTTTGACTTTCACCTGATTCCAAGCCACCGGCTGGCGCAGGCCCTAGTTGAGGTGGTGACGCAGGAAGGGCCCATTCACGAGGACCTCGCCCTGCGCCGGCTGATGCACGTGGCGGGCGTCACCCGTATGGGCAACCGCATCCGTGACGCCTTCCAGCGGGCCGTGATGGTGGGAACCCAGGACGGGCGCCTGATGGTTGACGCCCCTTTCCTGGCCACGTCGGAGGCACAGCTCTGGGTGGCCCGGAGCCGGGAGCACCGGCCGTCTGCTGAACAGAAGCTGGACTATGTCAGCAACCATGAGCTGCTGTGCGCGATGACGCGCGTGGTGGAACGTGCAATTGGCATCACAGCGGAGGAGCTGCCTGAAGGCACCCTGAGGGTTCTGGGGTTCCGCCGGGTGACGGCAGAGCAGCGGGAACGCATTCTGGCCCTGGCTGCCTGGGCCACTGAGCAGGGTCATTTCCAGAGCCGCAACGGCACACTCACATTGGCCACAACCAGCTGA